From the Synechococcus sp. Nb3U1 genome, one window contains:
- a CDS encoding ABC transporter permease gives MHAFFRKLAALFSTYYAYMLEYRAELILWVLAGSLPLIMMGVWSEAAQSGDFSLSSLEFIRYFLTVFIVRQFTIVWVIWEFEREVVEGKLSPRLLQPMDPMWHYVASHVVERIARLPFTLLLIGLFFALYPRAFWIPSLAQVGLGSLAVLMAFTLRFLMQYTLALLAFWVERVTAVEQFHFLVYLFLSGVIAPLAVFPPLLREIVSWTPFPYLVHFPASLWVEIPVDIGRSFGTGLAWIGFFGVVNRWLWRKGLQQYSGMGA, from the coding sequence ATGCACGCCTTCTTTCGTAAACTGGCTGCCCTCTTTTCCACCTACTACGCCTACATGCTGGAGTATCGGGCCGAGTTGATCCTCTGGGTGCTGGCGGGATCCCTGCCTTTGATCATGATGGGGGTGTGGAGCGAGGCGGCCCAATCGGGAGACTTTTCTCTCTCTTCGTTAGAGTTCATCCGCTACTTTTTGACGGTGTTCATCGTGCGGCAGTTCACCATCGTCTGGGTGATCTGGGAGTTTGAACGGGAGGTGGTGGAAGGTAAGCTATCGCCGCGCCTGTTACAACCGATGGATCCGATGTGGCACTACGTTGCTAGCCATGTGGTGGAACGCATAGCCCGCCTGCCCTTTACCCTACTTTTGATTGGCCTGTTTTTTGCGCTGTACCCACGCGCTTTCTGGATCCCGTCGCTGGCGCAGGTGGGGCTGGGATCCCTGGCGGTGCTGATGGCTTTTACGCTGCGTTTTTTAATGCAATATACTCTAGCACTGCTGGCCTTTTGGGTAGAACGGGTGACGGCGGTGGAGCAATTCCACTTTTTGGTGTATCTCTTTCTCTCGGGTGTGATCGCGCCGCTGGCGGTTTTCCCCCCGCTATTGCGGGAGATCGTCTCCTGGACTCCCTTCCCCTACCTGGTTCATTTTCCCGCCAGCCTTTGGGTGGAGATCCCAGTGGATATTGGGCGCAGCTTTGGAACTGGATTGGCCTGGATTGGCTTTTTTGGGGTTGTGAATCGCTGGCTGTGGCGAAAAGGTTTACAACAGTACTCGGGGATGGGCGCTTGA
- a CDS encoding response regulator transcription factor: MKRVLVVDDDPLSLKVLSRHLTQHGYRVCTGASGVEGLRLFAQEQPDVVVSDVVMPEMDGFEFCRQLRQQRGGELVPFIFLSSRGEVDDRVQGYEWGADDYIIKPFEPLELVAKIEAQIERSRRTQSEILRLIQQQPQAKPEVVAPRPTPAELPLTAAEERVFREVIRGSTNKQIGEKLFISPRTVQTHLTNILSKLSLENRSQLVRFAYERGYSAEEEPAE, encoded by the coding sequence ATGAAGCGTGTACTGGTCGTAGATGACGATCCCCTATCACTCAAGGTGCTGAGCCGCCACCTCACTCAGCATGGCTATCGGGTGTGCACGGGTGCTTCAGGTGTGGAGGGCTTGCGCCTGTTTGCCCAGGAGCAGCCGGATGTGGTGGTTTCGGATGTAGTGATGCCGGAAATGGACGGTTTTGAATTCTGTCGGCAACTGCGCCAGCAGCGGGGCGGCGAACTCGTCCCCTTTATTTTCCTCTCCTCACGGGGGGAGGTGGATGACCGGGTTCAGGGCTATGAGTGGGGGGCGGATGACTACATCATCAAACCTTTTGAGCCGCTGGAATTGGTGGCCAAAATCGAAGCACAAATTGAACGTTCCCGCCGCACCCAATCGGAAATTTTGCGCCTGATCCAACAGCAACCGCAGGCAAAACCGGAAGTGGTGGCCCCACGCCCGACTCCGGCTGAGCTACCCCTGACCGCTGCCGAAGAACGGGTGTTTCGGGAGGTGATTCGCGGCTCCACCAACAAGCAAATTGGCGAGAAACTGTTCATCAGCCCGCGCACGGTGCAAACCCACTTGACCAATATTTTGAGCAAGCTCTCTCTAGAAAACCGCTCGCAGTTGGTTCGTTTTGCCTATGAGCGGGGCTACAGTGCCGAAGAGGAACCGGCGGAGTAG
- the cobA gene encoding uroporphyrinogen-III C-methyltransferase — MGKVYLVGAGPGDPGLLTVKGKALLAHADVVIYDALVGSPILDLIPPSAERVYAGKNCGAHTLPQEQITALLIEKAQTAAVVVRLKGGDPFVFGRGGEEMLALVQAGIAVEVVPGITAGIAASAYAGIPLTHRDFSSSVAFVTGHEAAGKYRPEVNWRALAGAVETLVVYMGMHNLNHIAAELLVGGKAPDTPVALIRWGTTPQQEIHLARLDQLQRQPPEVAPPAVVVIGEVVNLAAVLPSFLPLAPQEP; from the coding sequence ATGGGCAAGGTGTATTTGGTGGGGGCAGGGCCTGGGGATCCGGGGTTGCTGACGGTGAAGGGGAAAGCGCTGCTGGCCCACGCGGATGTGGTGATTTATGATGCCCTGGTGGGATCCCCGATTTTGGACTTGATCCCGCCTAGCGCCGAACGGGTCTATGCCGGCAAAAACTGCGGTGCCCACACGCTGCCACAGGAGCAAATTACAGCCCTGCTGATTGAAAAGGCCCAGACTGCCGCAGTGGTGGTTCGGCTGAAGGGCGGGGATCCCTTTGTGTTTGGGCGGGGGGGCGAAGAGATGTTGGCCCTGGTGCAAGCGGGGATTGCGGTGGAGGTGGTGCCGGGGATTACGGCAGGAATTGCAGCTAGTGCCTATGCCGGGATCCCCTTGACCCATCGGGACTTCAGCTCTTCAGTGGCTTTTGTCACCGGGCACGAAGCAGCGGGGAAATATCGTCCTGAGGTGAATTGGCGGGCTTTGGCAGGGGCGGTGGAAACGCTGGTGGTGTACATGGGCATGCACAATCTGAACCATATCGCAGCGGAACTGTTGGTGGGGGGCAAAGCTCCGGATACCCCCGTAGCCCTGATCCGCTGGGGCACGACTCCGCAGCAAGAAATTCATCTGGCCCGTTTGGATCAGTTGCAGAGGCAGCCTCCTGAGGTAGCTCCCCCGGCTGTGGTGGTGATTGGGGAAGTGGTTAATTTGGCCGCCGTTCTGCCCTCCTTCCTCCCTTTAGCCCCACAAGAACCCTGA
- a CDS encoding sulfiredoxin, translating to MAQIREIPLAQIRRPLPRQTDPDKVQALMASIDEIGLQEPIEVLEVEGEYYGFSGCHRYEAFTRLGKERIPCRVRKAPRAVLKLHLA from the coding sequence ATGGCTCAGATTCGAGAAATTCCCCTTGCCCAAATTCGTCGTCCGTTGCCGCGTCAAACGGATCCCGATAAGGTGCAGGCGCTGATGGCTTCCATCGATGAAATTGGCCTGCAAGAACCGATTGAGGTTCTAGAGGTGGAAGGGGAATATTACGGATTTTCCGGCTGTCACCGCTATGAGGCCTTTACCCGGTTGGGCAAGGAGCGGATCCCCTGTCGAGTGCGGAAGGCGCCGCGGGCTGTTTTGAAGCTGCATCTGGCCTGA
- a CDS encoding orange carotenoid-binding protein, producing the protein MPYNVETARTIFPETLAADVVPATIARFNQLSAEDQLALIWFAYLEMGKTITIAAPGAASMVLAERTLEEFRKMSFREQTQAMCDLANRADTPICRTYAIWSPNVKLGFWYQLGKWMEEGIVAPIPEGYRLSANASAVLQAIQAADSGQQITILRNAVVDMGYDPAKLGQFNRVSEPVAPPKSMSERTKVAIEGITNPTILNYMDNLNANDFEALIKLFTPDGALQPPFQRPIVGTEAILRFFREECQNLKLLPERGVSEPAEDGYTQIKVTGKVQTPWFGGNVGMNVAWRFLLNPENQIFFVAIDLLASPKELLNFIR; encoded by the coding sequence ATGCCTTACAACGTAGAGACCGCTCGCACCATCTTTCCGGAGACCCTTGCTGCGGATGTTGTCCCTGCAACCATAGCCCGGTTTAACCAGCTCAGTGCAGAAGACCAACTGGCCTTGATCTGGTTTGCATACCTGGAAATGGGCAAAACCATCACCATTGCTGCTCCTGGCGCAGCCAGCATGGTCTTAGCCGAGCGCACCCTTGAAGAGTTCCGAAAAATGTCCTTCCGGGAGCAAACCCAGGCCATGTGCGACTTGGCCAACCGCGCTGATACTCCTATTTGTCGTACTTATGCTATCTGGTCGCCAAACGTCAAGTTGGGGTTCTGGTACCAGTTGGGCAAGTGGATGGAGGAAGGGATCGTTGCTCCCATCCCGGAAGGGTATCGCCTCTCCGCCAATGCTTCTGCTGTGCTGCAAGCTATTCAAGCGGCTGATTCCGGCCAGCAGATCACGATTTTGCGCAATGCAGTAGTGGACATGGGCTACGACCCCGCCAAGTTGGGCCAGTTTAATCGCGTCAGTGAACCCGTGGCGCCTCCCAAATCCATGTCAGAGCGCACCAAGGTTGCCATCGAAGGGATCACCAACCCCACCATTCTGAACTACATGGACAACCTCAATGCCAATGATTTTGAGGCTCTGATCAAGCTGTTCACTCCAGATGGAGCCCTACAGCCACCTTTCCAACGCCCGATTGTTGGCACCGAGGCAATTTTGCGCTTCTTCCGGGAAGAGTGCCAGAACTTAAAACTCCTGCCGGAGCGGGGAGTATCTGAGCCTGCCGAAGATGGTTATACCCAAATCAAGGTGACTGGAAAAGTGCAGACCCCCTGGTTTGGTGGCAATGTCGGCATGAATGTGGCTTGGCGATTTTTGCTGAACCCGGAGAATCAGATTTTCTTTGTGGCAATTGACCTGCTGGCCTCACCCAAGGAACTGCTGAATTTCATCCGTTGA
- a CDS encoding YtxH domain-containing protein, translated as MAENRTGAFIGGLLLGTAVGTAIGLLLAPRSGRETRRLLKKSAEALPEVAEDVTSSLQYQSEKLLDSAQKSLDEALLRLQQAVAVGKEAMVQKRQELTQAQNLRTLAVDEVDLERQDREEEAR; from the coding sequence ATGGCTGAAAACCGTACTGGTGCATTTATCGGTGGGCTGTTGTTGGGCACAGCTGTAGGAACTGCCATTGGCTTGCTCTTGGCCCCCCGCAGCGGACGGGAAACGCGGCGACTGCTCAAGAAATCGGCAGAGGCGCTGCCAGAGGTGGCAGAGGATGTGACCAGCAGCTTGCAGTACCAGTCAGAAAAGCTGCTCGACTCTGCCCAAAAAAGTTTGGATGAAGCGTTGTTGCGACTGCAACAGGCGGTGGCCGTGGGCAAAGAAGCAATGGTGCAAAAGCGGCAAGAACTCACTCAAGCCCAAAACCTGCGCACCTTAGCTGTGGATGAAGTGGACTTAGAAAGGCAGGATCGGGAGGAAGAAGCGCGATGA
- a CDS encoding sirohydrochlorin chelatase, which translates to MSLFPLVFLVCHGSRDPDYQQALADLWARVRQRIPFTVELAQLEGQPLSLAEQIHQRLQARLPRGVGWSPGKVVLLSLFMGEGSHVEEDLPAALEQVQAQWPQLKLLLTPPIGQHPAFIDLLAARIRTASERADAWIVLGHGSRLPGFAAQLQAGIQQLEQHLPGIPVYGAFAAQPPNLEAAVIHCLRRSQHHLRVLPFFLFPGGLLHTLQSQAQQLQREWPLLQIHVEPPLWQDPQVMEAIMDTLQTVCPALE; encoded by the coding sequence ATGTCCTTATTCCCACTGGTGTTTTTGGTTTGCCACGGCAGCCGGGATCCCGATTATCAGCAGGCTTTGGCAGATTTATGGGCACGGGTACGGCAGCGGATCCCGTTTACGGTGGAGCTGGCTCAGCTAGAAGGGCAGCCTCTGAGCTTGGCAGAACAAATCCATCAGCGGTTGCAGGCTCGCCTGCCCCGGGGCGTGGGGTGGTCGCCCGGAAAGGTGGTGTTGCTGTCGTTGTTTATGGGGGAGGGATCCCATGTGGAGGAGGATTTACCCGCTGCTCTAGAGCAGGTACAGGCCCAATGGCCCCAGTTGAAGCTGCTGTTGACGCCGCCGATTGGCCAACATCCGGCCTTTATCGACCTCCTGGCCGCTCGGATTCGTACCGCTTCTGAACGGGCGGACGCTTGGATTGTGCTCGGTCATGGCAGTCGTTTGCCGGGGTTTGCCGCCCAGTTACAGGCCGGGATCCAACAATTGGAACAGCACTTGCCCGGAATCCCGGTGTATGGGGCCTTTGCCGCTCAACCTCCCAACCTAGAAGCCGCTGTGATTCATTGTCTGCGCCGCAGCCAACATCACCTGCGGGTACTGCCCTTTTTTTTGTTTCCGGGTGGGCTGCTACACACTCTCCAATCCCAGGCTCAACAACTGCAACGGGAATGGCCTCTGCTACAGATTCACGTGGAGCCGCCCCTCTGGCAAGATCCCCAAGTGATGGAAGCCATAATGGATACTCTCCAAACCGTTTGTCCGGCGCTAGAATAA
- the rnc gene encoding ribonuclease III, translated as MSEPIPPRRRALEHLLNRLGFKDSALLEQLRWDLLDQALIHPSLDSQRNNDRLELLGDSVLRILATEFLFESYPELSVGELTAIRSDLISDAHLSELADLHGLEHYLELGSSSQKDLAGRDRRLADAFEALLGSFYLSWGIYTLPSLHPWLDPYLRQRVEQWFQDPTRRNPKAALQELTQRLWGDLPEYRLVAAEDHPPHFTMEVWGHGQCWGRGEGRSKKAAEMAAAAEAYGHLQSEEA; from the coding sequence ATGTCTGAGCCGATCCCTCCTCGTCGCCGTGCCCTAGAGCACCTTCTGAACCGACTAGGGTTCAAGGATTCTGCTTTGCTAGAGCAACTGCGCTGGGATCTGCTGGATCAAGCTCTCATTCACCCTTCTCTGGATAGCCAGCGAAACAATGATCGTCTGGAGTTGTTGGGGGATTCTGTCCTACGGATTTTGGCCACTGAATTCTTGTTTGAGTCTTACCCGGAGTTGTCGGTGGGAGAGTTGACCGCTATTCGCTCCGATTTGATTAGCGACGCTCATTTGTCAGAACTGGCGGATCTACATGGCTTAGAGCACTACCTGGAGTTAGGCTCTAGCTCCCAAAAAGATCTAGCCGGGCGGGATCGCCGATTGGCGGATGCCTTCGAGGCGCTATTGGGATCCTTTTACCTCAGTTGGGGTATCTATACCCTGCCTAGCCTCCATCCCTGGTTGGATCCCTATTTACGCCAGCGCGTGGAGCAGTGGTTTCAAGATCCGACCCGGCGCAACCCGAAAGCGGCTTTACAGGAACTCACCCAACGCCTTTGGGGTGACCTGCCAGAATATCGCCTAGTGGCTGCGGAAGACCATCCACCCCATTTCACCATGGAGGTTTGGGGACATGGGCAATGCTGGGGTCGAGGTGAGGGCCGCTCGAAAAAGGCTGCTGAAATGGCTGCTGCTGCTGAAGCCTACGGACACTTGCAGTCGGAGGAAGCATGA
- the uvrA gene encoding excinuclease ABC subunit UvrA, which produces MSSQNEIHVVGARQHNLKDVNLRIPRNRLVVFTGVSGSGKSSLAFDTIFAEGQRRYVESLSAYARQFLGQLDKPDVDRIEGLSPAISIDQKSTSHNPRSTVGTVTEIYDYLRLLYGRAGIPHCPHCDRGIAPQTVDQIVDQIMTLPDRTRFQLLSPVVKGKKGTHAGLLQSLSHQGFVRVRVDGQVRDLSEEITLAKNKAHDIEIVVDRLVKGPDLAERLTDSLATCLRQSEGIAVVELMPRQEEQEQLLQKVAEAAGQYLNGKPTELIFSEKFACPEHGSVMDELSPRLFSFNSPIGACPTCHGLGFEPTFDPDLVVPDPRLPLYAAIAPWAERDNPYYLALLVGAANAFGFEISTRWCELTPEQQHIVLYGSDQEIYIEAESQYRAGGKGYYRRYEGVIPQLQRHYQETTSETYRQKLEAYLTNRPCSACHGSRLKPEALAVRIGGYRITDLTEISISDCLHRLETLKLTPRQAQIGELVLREIKARLQFLVDVGLDYLTLARPAMTLSGGEAQRIRLATQIGSGLTGVLYVLDEPSIGLHQRDNERLLNTLFRLRDLDNTLIVVEHDEETIRAADHIVDIGPGAGVHGGEVVVQGSLADIMASERSITGAYLSGRVQIPTPAQRRAGKAVSLKLTDAHKNNLKHIDVEIPLGKLVCVTGVSGSGKSTLINELLYPALQHHLGQKVPKPAEMGELKGIEHIDKVIVIDQSPIGRTPRSNPATYTGLFDPIRQTFAQTLDAKAKGYQSGHFSFNVKGGRCEACKGQGVNVIEMNFLPDVYVTCDVCGGTRYSRETLQVKYKGKNISEVLNMTVGEGVDFFSALPPAAKILQTLADVGLDYIKLGQPAPTLSGGEAQRVKLASELARRSTGKTLYLLDEPSTGLSFYDVHKLLNVMQRLVDTGNTVLVIEHNLDILRCADWMIDLGPEGGNRGGQIIAVGTPEQVAEQPGSHTGRYLQQVLRQHPPASA; this is translated from the coding sequence ATGTCCAGTCAGAACGAGATTCATGTGGTGGGGGCGCGGCAGCACAACCTTAAGGATGTGAACCTGCGGATCCCACGCAATCGCTTGGTGGTGTTCACGGGGGTCTCGGGATCCGGAAAATCCTCCCTAGCTTTCGATACCATCTTCGCGGAGGGGCAGCGGCGCTATGTGGAGTCCCTCAGCGCCTATGCACGGCAATTTTTAGGGCAACTGGACAAGCCGGATGTGGATCGCATCGAGGGGCTGAGCCCGGCCATTTCCATCGATCAAAAATCCACCAGCCATAACCCTCGCTCCACCGTCGGTACCGTCACCGAAATCTACGACTACCTGCGTCTGCTCTATGGCCGGGCCGGGATCCCCCACTGCCCCCACTGTGACCGGGGCATTGCTCCCCAAACAGTGGATCAGATTGTAGATCAGATCATGACCCTGCCGGATCGTACCCGCTTTCAGTTGCTCTCGCCGGTGGTGAAGGGAAAAAAGGGCACCCATGCCGGGTTGTTGCAAAGCCTTAGTCATCAGGGGTTTGTGCGGGTACGAGTGGATGGTCAAGTACGGGATCTGAGCGAGGAGATCACTCTAGCCAAGAACAAAGCCCATGACATTGAAATTGTGGTGGATCGGTTGGTGAAGGGGCCGGATCTGGCGGAGCGCTTGACGGATTCTCTAGCCACCTGTCTGCGGCAGTCGGAAGGGATCGCCGTGGTGGAACTGATGCCCCGGCAGGAAGAGCAGGAGCAGCTTTTGCAAAAAGTGGCGGAAGCAGCAGGGCAATACCTGAACGGCAAACCGACAGAGCTGATCTTCTCGGAAAAATTCGCCTGCCCGGAACACGGCTCGGTCATGGATGAGTTATCGCCGCGGTTATTTTCTTTTAACTCGCCGATTGGGGCCTGTCCCACCTGTCATGGCTTGGGGTTCGAACCTACCTTTGATCCCGATCTGGTGGTGCCGGATCCGAGGTTGCCCCTTTACGCCGCCATTGCCCCCTGGGCGGAACGGGATAACCCCTACTATCTGGCCCTGCTGGTAGGGGCGGCCAATGCCTTTGGTTTTGAAATCAGCACCCGCTGGTGTGAACTCACCCCCGAGCAGCAGCACATAGTTCTCTACGGCTCCGACCAGGAGATCTACATCGAAGCGGAATCCCAGTATCGAGCTGGCGGGAAAGGCTACTACCGCCGCTATGAAGGGGTGATCCCCCAGTTGCAGCGGCATTACCAGGAAACCACCTCGGAAACCTATCGACAAAAACTGGAAGCCTATCTTACCAACCGACCCTGTTCCGCCTGTCATGGATCCCGTCTCAAGCCCGAAGCCCTGGCGGTGCGCATTGGAGGTTACCGCATCACGGATCTCACAGAGATCTCCATCAGCGACTGCCTACACCGCCTGGAAACCCTGAAGCTCACTCCCCGGCAGGCGCAAATTGGCGAGTTGGTGTTGCGAGAGATCAAGGCCCGGTTGCAGTTTTTGGTGGATGTAGGCCTCGATTACCTGACGTTAGCCCGTCCGGCCATGACCCTGTCCGGCGGCGAAGCGCAACGGATCCGGCTGGCCACCCAAATCGGCTCCGGTTTGACGGGGGTGCTGTACGTGCTGGATGAACCCTCCATCGGCCTACACCAGCGGGATAACGAGCGCCTGTTAAACACTCTCTTCCGCCTACGGGACTTGGATAACACCCTGATCGTGGTGGAGCACGACGAAGAAACCATCCGCGCGGCGGATCACATCGTAGATATTGGCCCAGGGGCGGGTGTGCACGGCGGCGAAGTAGTGGTTCAAGGATCCCTGGCAGACATTATGGCTTCAGAACGCTCCATCACTGGGGCTTATTTGTCGGGGCGAGTGCAGATTCCTACCCCAGCGCAGCGACGAGCTGGCAAAGCAGTTTCTCTGAAGCTGACGGATGCCCACAAAAACAACCTCAAGCACATCGATGTAGAGATCCCTCTGGGTAAGTTGGTGTGTGTAACGGGAGTCTCCGGATCCGGCAAATCTACCCTGATCAACGAGCTGCTCTACCCTGCCCTGCAACACCATCTAGGCCAGAAGGTGCCCAAACCGGCGGAAATGGGAGAACTCAAGGGCATTGAACACATCGACAAAGTGATCGTTATCGATCAATCCCCAATTGGCCGTACCCCCCGTTCCAACCCCGCCACCTACACCGGCCTGTTCGACCCGATCCGGCAAACTTTCGCTCAAACCCTGGATGCCAAGGCCAAGGGCTATCAATCGGGGCATTTTTCCTTCAATGTCAAGGGAGGGCGCTGCGAAGCCTGCAAGGGCCAGGGGGTGAACGTCATTGAAATGAACTTTTTGCCGGATGTGTATGTTACCTGCGATGTGTGCGGGGGCACCCGCTACAGCCGCGAGACCCTGCAGGTGAAGTACAAGGGCAAAAACATTTCGGAAGTGCTAAACATGACTGTCGGAGAAGGGGTGGACTTTTTCAGTGCCTTGCCCCCAGCAGCGAAGATCCTCCAAACCCTGGCGGATGTAGGCCTGGACTACATCAAGCTGGGCCAACCGGCTCCCACCCTCTCCGGCGGGGAAGCGCAGCGGGTAAAACTGGCCTCGGAACTGGCCCGCCGCTCCACGGGCAAAACCCTCTATCTGCTGGATGAGCCTTCTACGGGCTTGTCTTTTTACGATGTGCACAAGCTCTTAAATGTGATGCAACGCTTGGTGGATACCGGCAACACGGTGCTGGTCATCGAGCACAATTTGGATATTCTGCGTTGTGCCGACTGGATGATCGACCTGGGGCCAGAAGGGGGTAACCGCGGTGGGCAGATCATCGCCGTGGGCACTCCAGAACAGGTGGCAGAACAGCCCGGATCCCATACGGGGCGATATCTACAGCAGGTGCTGCGACAACATCCTCCTGCTTCTGCTTGA
- a CDS encoding asparaginase: protein MSFENRSAAPELLIHVLREGLTESIHHCQAVVADSRGRSLAMAGSSTTSVFARSALKPFQALAMLSTGIRERYRLSEKDIAIMCGSHQGTMAHARQVFGMLWRADLAPELLSCPTPPEKPSPLCHNCSGKHAGMLMASRTQNWTLQDYAQRQHPVQALVRAKLAELLQMPSEEFLCARDDCGVPTYQLQLNQMASLFAQLTAGERADLESVARAMTHQPEMVAGSGRFDTELMRATQGELVSKSGAEGIQCIGRVGEGMGLAIKVQDGAARAKYALALHLLQSMGWIQPAAAEMLGERFLSIGPYTRLEVQGELRMA from the coding sequence ATGTCATTTGAGAATCGTTCCGCCGCCCCCGAACTGTTGATCCATGTGCTGCGGGAGGGCTTGACCGAATCTATCCATCATTGCCAAGCCGTTGTGGCCGATAGCCGTGGACGCTCCCTAGCCATGGCCGGCAGTAGCACCACCTCCGTTTTCGCCCGTTCCGCCCTCAAGCCCTTTCAAGCCCTGGCGATGCTCTCCACCGGCATTCGAGAGCGCTATCGTCTGAGCGAAAAAGATATTGCCATCATGTGCGGATCCCATCAGGGCACCATGGCCCACGCGCGGCAGGTGTTCGGCATGCTGTGGCGAGCCGATCTGGCCCCAGAACTGTTGAGCTGCCCCACTCCACCGGAGAAGCCCAGCCCCCTCTGTCATAACTGCTCCGGCAAACATGCGGGCATGCTCATGGCCAGCCGCACCCAAAACTGGACCTTGCAGGACTACGCTCAGCGGCAACATCCAGTACAAGCCCTAGTGCGGGCCAAGCTGGCGGAACTGCTGCAAATGCCTTCAGAAGAGTTTTTATGTGCTCGGGATGACTGCGGTGTGCCCACCTACCAGCTCCAACTCAACCAAATGGCTTCCCTCTTCGCCCAACTGACGGCCGGAGAGCGGGCGGATTTGGAATCAGTAGCACGGGCCATGACCCATCAGCCAGAAATGGTGGCTGGCAGTGGGCGCTTCGATACCGAGCTGATGCGAGCCACCCAGGGGGAGCTGGTCAGCAAGTCCGGCGCGGAAGGGATCCAGTGTATTGGCCGGGTTGGAGAAGGCATGGGTTTGGCCATCAAAGTGCAAGATGGAGCGGCACGAGCCAAATATGCCCTAGCCCTACACCTGCTACAGAGCATGGGCTGGATTCAACCGGCAGCGGCTGAAATGTTGGGGGAACGGTTTCTTTCCATCGGCCCCTATACCCGTCTGGAGGTACAAGGGGAGCTGCGCATGGCTTGA
- a CDS encoding DUF3318 domain-containing protein: MYTISEFDRLIQFLPVEIRPEVQIEIGTPDQSRIVQPLWRFPWQKYSRFAIDLSRWQKLSSDQQKIYFLREAVMATELALGDNWSALLLYPALIGAGSMGILVELQMGDNLGIGLAAGLAASAVFLLRKAEKGQKPQVTADEFTVRYASQNGYTSEQAASILLSALQQVAVMEDRVKNDYDTTMRRRNLEFLAQRGLGTGALTINPKYRNKGQGSNPNPNPYQR, from the coding sequence ATGTACACCATTTCCGAGTTTGATCGCCTGATCCAGTTTCTCCCGGTGGAGATCCGTCCTGAAGTTCAGATCGAGATCGGTACTCCCGACCAATCTCGGATTGTGCAGCCCCTGTGGCGCTTCCCCTGGCAAAAGTATTCTCGCTTCGCTATTGACCTCAGCCGCTGGCAGAAGTTGAGCAGCGACCAGCAGAAGATCTATTTTTTGCGCGAGGCGGTGATGGCCACTGAGCTGGCGCTTGGGGATAACTGGTCGGCGTTGCTGCTGTATCCGGCGTTGATCGGCGCGGGCAGTATGGGCATTTTGGTGGAGCTACAGATGGGGGACAACCTCGGCATTGGCTTGGCGGCAGGATTGGCGGCTTCGGCGGTGTTTTTGCTGCGCAAAGCGGAAAAAGGACAAAAACCTCAGGTGACTGCCGACGAGTTCACGGTGCGCTACGCCTCCCAGAATGGCTATACCTCCGAGCAAGCCGCTTCCATTTTGCTGAGCGCGCTGCAACAGGTGGCAGTAATGGAAGATCGGGTTAAAAACGACTATGACACCACGATGCGCCGCCGCAACCTGGAGTTTCTTGCTCAGCGGGGCCTGGGTACCGGGGCCTTAACCATCAACCCTAAGTACCGCAACAAAGGCCAAGGCTCTAATCCCAACCCCAATCCGTACCAACGCTGA